From one Actinomyces sp. Marseille-P3109 genomic stretch:
- a CDS encoding aldo/keto reductase — MCALSVPAIALTRGTNGEEVLVPQLGLGTYKVSDDEAERVVCDALEVGYRHIDTAQMYGNEAGVGRAIKASGLARQDLFITSKLNNPNHRREDALRSLDATMEALDLEVLDLFLVHWPLADSPGIDLVDTWRTMIEILHSGRVRAIGVSNYQPEHLNRIVEATGVVPAVNQVELHPWLTQSELRSVHEQLGVVTESWSPLGRGRLLTDPKVIEIADAIGVSPAQVVIRWHLQSSLVVIPKSTHRERMTANADVVGFTLDDAHMTALDALDQGVRTGSHPDRIQV, encoded by the coding sequence ATGTGCGCGCTGTCCGTTCCCGCCATTGCCCTGACTCGCGGAACCAACGGGGAGGAGGTGCTCGTCCCCCAGCTGGGGTTGGGAACCTACAAGGTCTCCGACGACGAGGCCGAGCGCGTCGTCTGCGACGCCCTCGAAGTCGGCTACCGGCACATCGACACCGCCCAGATGTACGGCAATGAGGCCGGGGTGGGGCGGGCGATCAAGGCGTCCGGGTTGGCGCGCCAGGACCTGTTCATCACCTCCAAGCTCAATAATCCCAATCATCGGCGCGAGGACGCGCTGCGCAGCCTCGACGCCACCATGGAGGCGCTGGACCTGGAGGTCCTCGACCTGTTCCTCGTCCACTGGCCACTGGCGGACTCCCCCGGGATCGACCTGGTGGACACCTGGCGCACCATGATCGAGATCCTCCACAGTGGGCGGGTGCGCGCCATCGGGGTCTCCAACTACCAGCCCGAGCACCTGAACCGGATCGTGGAGGCCACGGGCGTGGTCCCGGCGGTCAACCAGGTGGAGCTGCACCCGTGGCTCACGCAGTCCGAATTGAGATCCGTCCACGAGCAGCTGGGCGTTGTCACCGAGTCCTGGTCACCGCTGGGCCGGGGCAGGCTGCTCACGGACCCGAAGGTCATCGAGATCGCGGACGCTATCGGGGTGAGCCCGGCCCAGGTCGTCATCCGCTGGCACCTGCAGAGCTCGCTGGTGGTCATCCCCAAGTCGACTCACCGTGAGCGCATGACCGCCAATGCCGACGTCGTCGGCTTCACTCTCGACGACGCTCACATGACGGCGCTGGACGCTCTGGACCAGGGGGTGCGCACCGGGTCCCACCCTGACCGGATCCAGGTGTGA
- a CDS encoding class E sortase gives MGRGGLVRHRASGQSRAVRIINGTLTGIGELLITAGLVVALFLCWQLWWTSIDANASAQAVATQFHDTQVESPKTEGTKHYDDPPVMDKAGYGETIGMLVVPKWYGVTNNNMPILEGTGSDVLDQAAAGHYPDTQQLGEPGNFAIAGHRRTYGNSFRRIDLLQEGDEIIVSTANTWYVFKVTGHELVQPEQVEVIAPVPNQPDVQPTERYITLTTCHGSTTGEFGNDQRWIVHAKFEYWMDRAEGRPASVLNDSGVN, from the coding sequence ATGGGTAGAGGGGGTCTTGTACGACACCGAGCGTCTGGCCAGAGCCGAGCTGTACGAATCATCAATGGCACCTTGACCGGGATCGGTGAGCTGCTCATCACCGCCGGTCTCGTCGTCGCGCTCTTCCTGTGCTGGCAGCTGTGGTGGACCAGCATCGACGCCAACGCCAGTGCACAGGCAGTGGCCACCCAGTTCCACGACACGCAGGTCGAGTCCCCGAAGACCGAGGGGACCAAGCACTACGACGATCCTCCGGTGATGGACAAGGCCGGTTACGGCGAGACCATCGGGATGCTCGTCGTCCCCAAGTGGTACGGCGTCACGAACAACAACATGCCCATCCTTGAGGGCACCGGCTCCGATGTCCTCGATCAGGCGGCCGCGGGCCACTATCCCGACACCCAGCAGCTCGGGGAGCCCGGTAACTTCGCCATCGCCGGGCACCGCCGTACCTACGGCAACTCCTTCCGTCGTATCGACCTGCTCCAGGAGGGCGACGAGATCATCGTCTCCACCGCCAATACCTGGTACGTGTTCAAGGTGACCGGCCATGAGCTCGTCCAGCCCGAGCAGGTGGAGGTCATCGCCCCGGTGCCCAACCAGCCCGACGTTCAGCCAACCGAGCGGTACATCACGCTGACCACCTGTCATGGGTCGACCACTGGCGAGTTCGGCAACGACCAGCGCTGGATCGTCCACGCGAAGTTCGAGTACTGGATGGACCGCGCCGAGGGGCGCCCGGCCTCCGTTCTCAATGATTCGGGGGTCAACTGA
- a CDS encoding rhomboid family intramembrane serine protease: protein MTSTNSSAEQAPPVCPRHPDTVAYVRCQRCDRPTCPACQVPSTVGVHCVDCARQSQAGRRQARTLLGGTVVSGAVVTKVLIGLCVAAYAIQILVPALDFQLAFVPELAASEPWRFLTTAFLHANYMHLGFNMWALWVLGGVLEPVLGRWRFTAIYLLSALGGSTAIYWLSWPGTDSWITMTVGASGAVFGLFSTMFVVQRRFGRDTSGIVALLAINAVISFLGANISWQGHLGGLVVGGIVAAIYAWAPRGKRQSVGIAGTVAVAVVLVGLNIARALVIV from the coding sequence ATGACCTCAACGAACTCGTCCGCCGAGCAGGCGCCACCGGTCTGCCCCCGGCACCCGGACACGGTGGCCTACGTGCGCTGCCAGCGCTGCGACCGGCCCACCTGCCCCGCCTGCCAGGTCCCCAGCACCGTGGGCGTTCACTGCGTGGACTGCGCGCGCCAGTCGCAGGCCGGCCGGCGCCAGGCGCGCACCCTGCTGGGTGGGACCGTGGTGTCGGGCGCCGTCGTCACCAAGGTGCTCATCGGCCTGTGCGTTGCTGCCTACGCGATCCAGATTCTCGTCCCGGCCCTGGACTTCCAGCTGGCCTTCGTGCCAGAGCTGGCGGCGAGCGAGCCCTGGCGGTTCCTGACGACCGCCTTCCTCCACGCGAACTACATGCACCTCGGCTTCAACATGTGGGCGCTGTGGGTGCTGGGCGGTGTCCTCGAACCGGTGCTCGGACGCTGGCGCTTCACCGCCATCTACCTGCTCAGCGCCCTGGGCGGCTCGACGGCGATCTACTGGCTCTCCTGGCCGGGCACCGACTCCTGGATCACGATGACGGTGGGGGCCTCCGGGGCGGTCTTCGGCCTGTTCTCCACCATGTTCGTGGTTCAGCGTCGCTTCGGTCGGGACACCTCGGGGATCGTGGCGTTGCTGGCAATCAACGCCGTCATCTCCTTCCTGGGGGCCAACATCTCCTGGCAGGGGCACCTCGGCGGACTCGTCGTCGGAGGGATCGTCGCGGCGATCTACGCGTGGGCCCCCCGCGGAAAGCGACAGTCGGTGGGGATCGCCGGAACCGTCGCGGTGGCGGTGGTGCTCGTGGGACTCAACATCGCACGCGCCCTCGTCATCGTCTGA
- a CDS encoding cation-translocating P-type ATPase, which translates to MPAAPAMDTPTEPAGATPAAATTGASHSRPADTVATDLGTDTSSGLSPQIAADRLAAGGPNELPSKPPTPAWLRFLGQFNDPLVYLLLAAIVISTIAWVLEGAEGVPVDAIVILAVVTLNAVLGFVQENKAADAVAALSAMTEATSTVLRDGSRLVIPSSELVVGDVLVLGEGDQVGADARLVSAAALRVVESSLTGEADAVVKTPEAVGADTDLADRTCMVYRGTSVAQGTGRAVVVATGANTEMGAIAQMLESVEEENTPLQKEIHSISKMLGIVVVAIAVVVVGTLLLLAEDHTPNTMVHALLLGVSLAVAAVPEGLPAILSVVLALGVQRMATHKAVVKKLTSVETLGSASVICSDKTGTLTRSEMTIQEVVTASGTCVVTGIGYAPDGEVAPDADRDGRPDADPLEGPLRDEVTVVLSGGTLASDAGLNVTEDVWSVVGDPTEGAFLVAEKKLGTHGQREGRFERVGEVPFTSERKMMSVLLIDTEHGTIIVSKGAPDVLMEHCSQMRLGDAATELTEEARARFVEHITGMSGRALRTLGVGYRILTDEEAARVHEAAAGDGEADLSDLERDLVLAGVVGIIDPPRPEAAVAVAEAHRAGVRVLMITGDHPATAGRIAADLGIVERGAPVLTGRELERMDDGALSEAVAATSVCARVAPEHKMRIVHALKSQGHTVSMTGDGVNDAPALRAADIGVAMGITGTQVTKEAAAMVLADDNFATIVDAVREGRRIFDNIKKFLRFLLSSNMGEVLTVFGGVVLSGVIGLSGHSESGVVLPLLATQILWINLVTDSGPALAMGADPSVEDVMAHPPREPTDRVVDGAMWSSVLLVGAVMAVSTLATLDIFLPGGLVETSLSTDSLDTARTAAFSTLVLAQLFNTVSSRSETVSAFSHLFVNKWLWGAICLTLVLQVAAVEVPFLQTAFSTTSLDPVHWAVVIVMASLVLWVDELRKLISRLMAR; encoded by the coding sequence ATGCCCGCAGCGCCCGCCATGGACACACCGACCGAGCCGGCCGGAGCCACCCCTGCCGCCGCGACAACCGGGGCCTCCCACTCCCGGCCGGCCGATACCGTCGCCACCGACCTCGGTACCGACACCTCCTCCGGCCTGAGCCCGCAGATCGCGGCCGACCGTCTGGCCGCCGGCGGCCCCAACGAACTGCCCTCCAAGCCGCCGACGCCCGCCTGGCTGCGCTTCCTGGGCCAGTTCAACGACCCGCTCGTCTACCTCCTGCTGGCCGCCATCGTCATCTCCACCATCGCCTGGGTCCTGGAGGGTGCAGAGGGCGTGCCGGTGGACGCCATCGTCATCCTCGCCGTCGTCACTCTCAATGCCGTCCTCGGGTTCGTGCAGGAGAACAAGGCCGCTGACGCCGTCGCCGCCCTGTCCGCCATGACCGAGGCGACCTCCACGGTGCTGCGCGACGGCTCTCGGCTGGTCATTCCCTCCTCCGAACTCGTGGTAGGCGACGTCCTCGTCCTGGGCGAGGGCGACCAGGTCGGCGCCGATGCCCGCCTGGTCTCGGCCGCCGCCCTGCGCGTGGTGGAGTCCTCCCTGACCGGTGAGGCCGACGCCGTCGTCAAGACCCCCGAGGCGGTCGGTGCCGACACCGACCTGGCCGACCGCACCTGCATGGTCTACCGGGGCACCTCCGTGGCCCAGGGGACGGGGCGCGCCGTCGTCGTCGCCACCGGAGCCAACACCGAGATGGGCGCGATCGCGCAGATGCTCGAATCCGTCGAGGAGGAGAACACGCCCCTGCAGAAGGAGATCCACTCAATCTCCAAGATGCTGGGAATCGTCGTGGTCGCCATCGCCGTCGTCGTCGTGGGGACCCTGCTGCTCCTGGCCGAGGACCACACGCCGAACACGATGGTCCACGCCCTCCTGCTGGGGGTCTCGCTGGCCGTGGCCGCCGTGCCCGAGGGGCTGCCCGCGATCCTGTCGGTGGTCCTTGCCCTGGGAGTGCAGCGCATGGCCACTCACAAGGCAGTGGTCAAGAAGCTCACCAGCGTGGAGACCCTTGGCTCCGCCTCAGTCATCTGCTCGGACAAGACCGGCACGCTCACCCGTTCGGAGATGACGATCCAGGAGGTCGTCACCGCCTCGGGCACCTGTGTGGTCACGGGCATCGGGTACGCGCCCGACGGCGAGGTCGCCCCTGACGCCGACCGCGACGGTCGCCCCGACGCCGATCCCCTCGAAGGGCCCCTGCGCGACGAGGTCACCGTGGTCCTCTCCGGCGGGACACTGGCCTCCGACGCCGGGCTGAACGTCACCGAGGACGTGTGGAGCGTCGTCGGCGACCCTACCGAGGGCGCCTTCCTGGTCGCGGAGAAGAAGCTCGGCACACACGGGCAGCGCGAAGGCCGCTTCGAGCGCGTCGGCGAGGTCCCCTTCACCTCCGAGCGCAAGATGATGTCGGTGCTGCTCATCGATACCGAGCACGGCACAATCATCGTCTCCAAAGGGGCCCCCGACGTCCTCATGGAGCACTGCTCACAGATGCGCCTGGGCGACGCCGCCACCGAGCTGACCGAGGAGGCCCGGGCCCGGTTCGTCGAGCACATCACGGGCATGTCGGGCCGGGCGCTGCGCACCCTGGGGGTCGGCTACCGGATCCTCACCGATGAGGAGGCCGCCCGCGTGCACGAGGCCGCCGCCGGCGACGGCGAGGCTGACCTGTCCGACCTAGAGCGGGACCTGGTGCTGGCCGGCGTCGTCGGCATCATCGACCCGCCGCGCCCCGAGGCGGCTGTCGCCGTCGCCGAGGCGCACCGGGCGGGCGTGCGCGTCCTCATGATCACAGGCGACCACCCGGCCACCGCCGGGCGCATCGCAGCGGACCTGGGCATCGTCGAGCGCGGCGCCCCGGTTCTGACCGGCCGCGAGCTGGAGAGAATGGATGACGGCGCCCTGTCCGAGGCCGTGGCCGCCACCAGCGTGTGCGCGCGGGTCGCGCCCGAGCACAAGATGCGGATCGTCCACGCCCTGAAGTCTCAGGGCCACACGGTCTCCATGACCGGCGACGGCGTCAACGACGCCCCGGCCCTGCGCGCCGCGGACATCGGCGTGGCCATGGGCATCACCGGGACCCAGGTGACCAAGGAAGCCGCCGCGATGGTCCTGGCTGACGACAATTTCGCCACCATCGTCGACGCCGTGCGCGAGGGCCGGCGCATCTTCGACAACATCAAGAAGTTTCTGCGCTTCCTGCTGTCCTCCAACATGGGCGAGGTCCTCACCGTCTTCGGCGGCGTGGTGCTCTCCGGAGTCATCGGCCTGAGCGGGCACAGTGAGTCCGGCGTCGTCCTGCCGCTGCTGGCCACCCAGATCCTGTGGATCAACCTGGTTACCGACTCCGGACCGGCCCTGGCCATGGGTGCGGACCCCTCGGTGGAGGACGTCATGGCCCATCCGCCACGCGAGCCCACCGACCGGGTGGTCGACGGCGCCATGTGGAGCAGCGTCCTGCTGGTCGGCGCCGTCATGGCCGTCTCGACCCTGGCCACGCTGGACATCTTCCTGCCAGGCGGCCTCGTCGAGACCTCCCTGTCCACAGACAGCCTTGACACCGCGCGCACGGCGGCCTTCTCCACTCTGGTCCTGGCGCAACTGTTCAACACGGTCAGCTCCCGCTCGGAGACGGTCAGCGCCTTCAGCCACCTCTTCGTCAACAAGTGGCTGTGGGGTGCGATCTGCCTGACCCTGGTGCTCCAGGTCGCCGCGGTGGAGGTGCCCTTCCTTCAGACTGCCTTCTCGACGACGTCGCTGGACCCGGTCCACTGGGCGGTCGTCATCGTCATGGCCTCCCTGGTCCTATGGGTCGATGAGCTGCGCAAGCTCATCAGCCGACTCATGGCGCGGTAG
- a CDS encoding cell division protein CrgA — MALEKKSTKDDADKSSEKVSKKNSSSKKKHPERSGNPAKSAKAREEESRAAANRVSRTPTRVKDTASPRWYAPTMVTLMVIGLLWVVTTYLFNGLYPLPYFAKHHATDWLFNGNLYIGFLIMMSGFLGLLRWK, encoded by the coding sequence GTGGCCTTGGAGAAGAAGTCCACAAAGGACGACGCCGACAAGAGCTCGGAGAAGGTCTCGAAGAAGAACTCGTCGTCGAAGAAGAAGCACCCTGAGCGCTCGGGCAACCCGGCCAAGTCCGCCAAGGCCCGGGAGGAGGAGTCGCGTGCTGCGGCGAACCGGGTCTCTCGCACACCCACGAGGGTCAAGGACACCGCCTCGCCGCGCTGGTACGCCCCCACCATGGTGACGCTCATGGTGATCGGGCTGCTGTGGGTGGTCACCACCTACCTGTTCAACGGCCTGTACCCGCTGCCGTACTTCGCCAAGCACCACGCCACCGACTGGTTGTTCAACGGCAACCTCTACATCGGCTTCCTCATCATGATGTCGGGCTTCCTCGGCCTGCTGCGCTGGAAGTAG
- a CDS encoding peptidylprolyl isomerase encodes MEATLHTNLGDIRLELYPEQAPETVSNFVGLATGQKAWTDPRTGEESHAPLYDNVIFHRVIPGFMIQGGDPLGTGTGGPGYVFDDEINASLTFAAPYVLAMANAGRRLGKGTNGSQFFITTAPTEWLQGKHTIFGAVTDEASRAVVDAISAVETDPRDRPVQDVIITSVDITD; translated from the coding sequence ATGGAAGCGACTCTTCACACCAACCTCGGCGATATCCGCCTGGAGCTCTACCCCGAGCAAGCGCCCGAGACCGTCTCCAACTTCGTGGGGCTGGCCACCGGTCAGAAGGCTTGGACGGATCCTCGTACTGGCGAGGAGTCCCACGCGCCCCTGTACGACAACGTGATCTTCCACCGGGTCATCCCGGGCTTCATGATCCAGGGCGGCGACCCCCTGGGCACCGGCACCGGCGGCCCCGGCTACGTCTTCGACGACGAGATCAACGCCTCGCTGACCTTCGCCGCCCCCTACGTCCTGGCCATGGCCAACGCCGGCCGCCGCCTGGGCAAGGGCACCAACGGCTCGCAGTTCTTCATCACCACAGCCCCCACCGAGTGGCTCCAGGGCAAGCACACGATCTTCGGTGCCGTGACCGATGAGGCCTCCCGCGCCGTCGTCGACGCGATCTCCGCCGTCGAGACCGACCCGCGTGACCGTCCGGTGCAGGACGTCATCATCACCTCGGTGGACATCACCGACTAA